A stretch of Carnobacterium iners DNA encodes these proteins:
- the argF gene encoding ornithine carbamoyltransferase — MTETVFQGRSFLAEKDFSKEELVYLIEFSEHLKRLKKNNIPHHYLEGKNIALLFEKSSTRTRAAFTAAAIDLGAHPEYLGKDDIQLGKKESVEDTARVLGGMFDGIEFRGFSQKVVEQLAEFSGVPVWNGLTDDWHPTQMIADFLTIKENFGHLEGVTLAYVGDGRNNVANSLLVTAAILGVNIRIVAPDSLFPDQKLIDMANEYAKTSGSEVMITDDVKKGVKDADALYTDVWVSMGEEDKFAERIELLTPYQINMDMVRATGKEDMIILHCLPAFHDAETIYGKQVQKDHNITAMEITDEAFRSKHARQFDQAENRMHSIKAIMAATLGNLFIPKV, encoded by the coding sequence ATGACAGAAACAGTATTTCAAGGACGCAGCTTTTTAGCAGAAAAAGATTTTTCTAAAGAAGAATTGGTCTATCTAATCGAATTTTCAGAGCATCTAAAGCGATTAAAGAAAAATAATATTCCTCATCATTATTTAGAAGGTAAAAATATTGCTTTATTATTTGAAAAATCATCTACAAGAACGCGTGCTGCTTTTACAGCAGCGGCTATTGACCTAGGTGCTCATCCAGAGTATTTAGGAAAAGATGATATTCAATTAGGTAAAAAAGAATCAGTAGAAGATACTGCTCGTGTTTTAGGCGGCATGTTTGATGGAATCGAATTTAGAGGATTTAGTCAAAAAGTAGTCGAACAATTAGCAGAATTTTCTGGTGTACCTGTCTGGAATGGTTTAACAGATGACTGGCACCCAACTCAAATGATTGCTGACTTCTTAACAATCAAAGAAAATTTTGGCCATCTTGAAGGTGTGACATTAGCTTATGTTGGAGACGGACGAAACAACGTTGCGAATAGTTTATTAGTAACAGCAGCTATTTTAGGAGTAAACATTCGAATCGTTGCTCCTGATTCATTATTCCCAGATCAAAAATTAATTGACATGGCCAACGAATACGCAAAAACATCTGGTAGTGAAGTTATGATTACAGATGATGTTAAAAAAGGTGTTAAAGATGCAGATGCTCTTTATACAGACGTTTGGGTTTCAATGGGAGAAGAAGACAAATTTGCTGAACGTATTGAGTTATTAACTCCTTATCAAATCAACATGGACATGGTTCGTGCGACAGGTAAAGAAGATATGATCATCTTACATTGCTTGCCTGCTTTCCATGATGCTGAAACAATTTATGGCAAACAAGTGCAAAAAGATCATAACATTACAGCAATGGAAATTACTGATGAGGCTTTCCGTAGCAAGCATGCTCGCCAATTTGATCAAGCTGAAAATAGAATGCATTCTATCAAAGCTATTATGGCAGCAACATTAGGAAACTTGTTTATTCCAAAAGTTTAA
- the arcA gene encoding arginine deiminase, protein MNNPIHVNSEIGKLKKVMVHRPGKEMENLMPDYLDRLLFDDIPYLKGAQAEHDHFVKTLENEGVEVVYLEKLTAEAIDAGDVKEEFINQWMSETGIVSEDAKNIVKDQLLKLDTFDMVLKTMEGFRKTEVDSDHFDNSLADLLESDYPFLVDPMPNLYFTRDPFATMANGVTINKMFSETRNRETIYGDFIFRYHPEYKENVDKFYSRDEEDRIEGGDELVLSKDILAIGISQRTDSRAIEKLAKRVFAAGAFKEILGFDIGEHRKFMHLDTVFTMVDYDKFTIHPEIEAGLRVISIKPGKDGEVVLEEKESKNLAEVLAEALGLEKVTLLPCGGGSLVDSAREQWNDGSNTLTIAPGVVVVYDRNTITNKLLKEAGLKLIEIPGSELVRGRGGPRCMTMPFVREDLKN, encoded by the coding sequence GTGAATAATCCGATTCATGTCAATTCAGAAATTGGTAAATTAAAAAAAGTTATGGTGCATCGTCCAGGTAAAGAGATGGAAAACTTAATGCCTGACTACCTAGACAGATTACTATTTGATGATATCCCTTATCTTAAAGGAGCTCAAGCAGAACACGATCATTTCGTTAAAACACTAGAAAACGAAGGAGTCGAAGTTGTTTATTTAGAAAAATTAACAGCAGAAGCAATTGATGCTGGAGACGTAAAAGAAGAGTTTATTAATCAGTGGATGTCAGAAACAGGTATTGTTTCAGAAGACGCTAAAAATATTGTGAAAGACCAGTTGTTAAAATTAGATACTTTCGATATGGTTCTTAAAACAATGGAAGGTTTCAGAAAAACTGAAGTTGATTCAGATCATTTTGACAACTCTTTAGCGGACTTATTAGAAAGTGACTATCCATTCTTGGTTGATCCAATGCCAAACCTGTACTTTACACGAGATCCATTTGCAACAATGGCTAATGGTGTTACAATTAACAAAATGTTTTCTGAAACACGTAACCGCGAAACGATTTACGGAGATTTTATTTTCAGATATCACCCAGAATATAAAGAAAACGTAGATAAATTTTACTCACGTGATGAAGAGGACCGTATCGAAGGCGGAGATGAGTTAGTCCTTTCTAAGGATATTTTAGCCATCGGTATTTCACAACGGACAGACTCTCGTGCTATTGAAAAATTAGCAAAACGCGTATTCGCAGCTGGTGCTTTCAAAGAAATTCTAGGATTTGATATTGGCGAACACCGTAAATTCATGCACTTAGATACTGTATTTACCATGGTTGATTACGATAAATTTACAATCCACCCAGAAATTGAAGCAGGACTACGTGTCATCTCAATCAAACCTGGTAAAGATGGAGAAGTCGTACTTGAAGAAAAAGAAAGTAAAAACTTAGCTGAGGTACTAGCAGAAGCTTTAGGCTTAGAAAAAGTAACTTTGCTCCCATGTGGTGGCGGAAGTCTTGTAGACTCAGCTCGTGAACAATGGAATGATGGATCAAACACACTAACAATCGCACCAGGTGTCGTTGTTGTTTACGATCGTAATACAATTACTAATAAGCTATTGAAAGAAGCAGGATTAAAACTAATTGAAATTCCAGGAAGCGAACTAGTACGCGGTCGTGGGGGCCCAAGATGTATGACAATGCCTTTCGTTCGCGAAGATTTAAAGAACTAA